One window of the Arthrobacter sp. D5-1 genome contains the following:
- a CDS encoding pyridoxal phosphate-dependent aminotransferase, with the protein MAKFKQSTKLHNVLYDIRGPILQAAQQMEAEGHRILKLNIGNPAPFGFEAPDAILVDMIRHLPNAQGYSDSRGIFSARTAVSQYYQTRGIQNIHVDDIYLGNGVSELITMSLMALLEDGDEVLIPTPDYPLWTASVALAGGRPVHYLCDEDSGWQPDLEDMEAKITPRTKGIVVINPNNPTGAVYPEETLKKIVALAEKHGLVLFADEIYEKILYEDAVHTNLAGLTGDDVLCLTFSGLSKAYRVCGYRAGWMAISGPKKDAADYLEGINLLANMRLCANVPAQHAIQTALGGYQSINDLILPGGRLLEQRNKAYDLLNAIPGVSTQQARGALYLFPKLDPEVYHIRDDEKFVLDLLKEQKILVSHGRAFNWVRPDHFRMVTLPNVKDIEEAIGRMADFLSRYPGN; encoded by the coding sequence ATGGCGAAATTCAAGCAGTCCACCAAGCTTCATAATGTCCTTTACGACATCCGTGGACCGATTCTTCAGGCCGCCCAACAGATGGAGGCAGAGGGTCACAGGATCCTCAAACTGAATATCGGAAACCCGGCTCCCTTCGGTTTTGAAGCGCCCGACGCCATTTTGGTGGACATGATCCGCCACCTGCCCAACGCCCAGGGTTACAGCGATTCGCGCGGGATCTTCTCGGCCCGGACCGCTGTATCGCAGTACTACCAGACCCGTGGCATCCAGAACATCCACGTTGATGACATCTACCTGGGCAACGGCGTCAGCGAGCTCATCACCATGTCCCTCATGGCGCTCCTGGAAGACGGCGATGAGGTCTTGATTCCCACACCGGACTATCCGCTGTGGACTGCTTCCGTTGCTTTGGCCGGCGGGCGACCCGTGCATTACCTCTGCGACGAGGATTCCGGCTGGCAGCCCGATCTTGAGGACATGGAAGCCAAGATCACTCCGCGCACCAAGGGGATTGTGGTCATCAACCCCAACAATCCCACCGGCGCGGTGTACCCGGAAGAAACGCTCAAGAAAATCGTCGCTCTCGCCGAGAAACACGGCCTGGTGCTCTTTGCCGATGAGATCTACGAGAAAATCCTCTACGAGGACGCCGTCCACACCAACCTCGCCGGGCTCACCGGTGACGACGTCCTGTGCCTGACGTTCAGTGGCCTGTCCAAGGCCTACCGGGTCTGTGGATACCGCGCCGGTTGGATGGCTATCTCGGGGCCCAAGAAGGACGCCGCCGACTATCTCGAAGGCATCAACCTCCTGGCCAACATGCGTTTGTGTGCCAACGTTCCCGCGCAACATGCCATCCAAACAGCCCTCGGTGGATACCAAAGCATCAACGACCTCATCCTGCCCGGCGGCAGGCTCCTGGAACAGCGAAACAAGGCCTACGACCTGTTGAACGCCATTCCCGGTGTCAGCACCCAGCAGGCCAGGGGCGCACTGTACCTGTTCCCGAAACTGGACCCCGAGGTCTACCACATCCGGGACGACGAAAAGTTTGTCCTCGATTTGTTGAAGGAACAGAAAATCCTGGTTTCCCACGGCCGGGCTTTTAACTGGGTGCGCCCGGACCACTTCCGGATGGTCACCCTGCCCAACGTCAAAGACATTGAAGAGGCCATTGGCCGCATGGCGGACTTCCTGTCGAGGTACCCGGGCAACTAG
- a CDS encoding exodeoxyribonuclease VII small subunit: MTENNSSAASPESLDSLSYEEAREQLMGVVSRLEAGGASLEESLALWERGEALAKRCEDWLEGARKRLATARDASNDAGAAAQ; encoded by the coding sequence ATGACCGAGAACAACTCATCCGCAGCTTCACCGGAATCCCTCGACTCGTTGAGCTACGAGGAAGCCCGGGAGCAACTCATGGGCGTCGTTAGCCGCTTAGAGGCAGGGGGTGCCAGCCTGGAAGAATCCTTGGCCCTGTGGGAACGGGGCGAAGCACTGGCCAAACGCTGCGAGGACTGGCTGGAGGGCGCCCGCAAACGCCTGGCTACCGCCCGGGACGCAAGCAACGACGCCGGTGCTGCCGCGCAGTAA
- the xseA gene encoding exodeoxyribonuclease VII large subunit: MSAEATPESTLPGTAAETSPDNPWPLQLLSRKLKAHIERAPAAWIEGQVIELNRRGGNAFLTLRDVDAEISLPASVWSTVLDRQKIPLERGSRVVALVKADFWVKTGRLNMSVKDIRPVGLGDLLARIERLRQALAAEGLFADSRKRKLPLLPHRIGLITGRDSDAKKDVLRNAALRWPAVEFDVHEVAVQGNTAVSQIIAALKKLDADPQVDVIVMARGGGALEDLLPFSNEDLIRAVSAATTPVVSAIGHEADRPILDDVADLRASTPTDAAKRIVPDVAEELAMVRQARDHLRRSIGRMVDRETDRLHALKSRPVLATPASMVDARADDIHRLQRRSHSAVNTAVVRALDQVHHLRAQVRALSPQKTLDRGYAVVQIVGEDQAGHTVVSSPEEAPDGTALAIRVAEGRFRAVSTGQGHIVDR, encoded by the coding sequence ATGTCCGCTGAAGCGACTCCGGAATCAACATTGCCCGGGACGGCGGCCGAAACCAGCCCCGATAACCCCTGGCCGCTCCAACTGCTGTCCCGCAAGCTGAAAGCCCACATCGAGCGTGCGCCGGCGGCGTGGATCGAAGGCCAGGTTATTGAGCTGAACCGCCGGGGCGGCAACGCCTTCCTGACACTGCGTGATGTTGACGCCGAGATTTCCCTGCCGGCGTCGGTGTGGTCCACGGTGTTGGACCGTCAAAAAATACCCCTTGAACGCGGATCCCGCGTGGTCGCACTCGTCAAGGCGGATTTCTGGGTCAAAACAGGGCGCCTGAACATGTCCGTCAAGGACATCCGTCCGGTGGGCCTGGGTGACCTGCTGGCGCGGATTGAACGGCTGAGGCAAGCCCTCGCGGCCGAAGGCCTGTTCGCTGACTCCCGGAAACGCAAGCTGCCGCTGCTCCCCCACCGCATCGGCCTCATCACCGGCCGGGACTCGGACGCCAAGAAAGACGTCCTGCGTAATGCTGCGTTGCGCTGGCCGGCGGTTGAGTTCGATGTCCACGAAGTCGCTGTCCAAGGCAACACCGCTGTCTCTCAGATCATCGCAGCATTGAAGAAGCTCGACGCAGACCCTCAGGTAGACGTCATTGTCATGGCACGCGGCGGTGGGGCGTTGGAAGACCTCCTCCCGTTCAGCAACGAGGACCTCATCCGCGCAGTATCTGCCGCCACCACTCCGGTTGTCAGTGCGATCGGGCACGAAGCCGACCGACCCATCCTTGACGACGTGGCGGACCTTCGCGCGTCAACGCCCACCGATGCCGCCAAGCGGATAGTTCCTGACGTAGCCGAGGAACTGGCCATGGTCCGTCAGGCCAGGGATCACCTCCGCAGAAGCATCGGCAGGATGGTGGACCGGGAGACGGACCGCCTCCATGCCTTGAAGTCACGGCCGGTCCTGGCGACGCCGGCTTCCATGGTGGACGCCCGGGCGGATGACATCCACCGGCTGCAACGGCGCTCCCATTCGGCAGTCAACACGGCCGTCGTCCGGGCCCTGGATCAGGTCCACCACTTGCGCGCACAGGTCAGGGCCCTGTCTCCGCAAAAAACACTGGACCGCGGCTACGCCGTGGTCCAGATTGTTGGTGAGGACCAGGCCGGGCACACAGTAGTGAGCAGTCCAGAGGAAGCCCCCGACGGAACCGCACTGGCGATTCGAGTAGCCGAAGGTCGCTTCAGGGCAGTTTCCACGGGCCAAGGACACATAGTGGACCGTTGA
- a CDS encoding ABC transporter substrate-binding protein has product MKNPVPMTLTRRGLGGLAAGLGVALALSACGGSPLATPSTSAPSGSAASGSLVVGSADFPESQVIAEIYVGALNAAGLTATSKPNIGSREIYFKAVQDGSIDLVPDYSGNLLSYVDTEAKEVSAEDVYKALPGKLPDGLAVLEPAKAESKDAMVVTKATAEKYQLKSIEDLAKVCKDFTMAAPATFETRAYGFPGLKANYNCELKGLQPFSDGGGNLTLQALLEDKVQVADIYTTTPSIADNDLVVLEDPKNNFKAQQVLPLVKEAKMTDKAKEALNNVSKILTTDDLINLNRAVSGDQKQAPKDAAAAWLKDKGIVK; this is encoded by the coding sequence ATGAAGAACCCCGTCCCCATGACCCTTACACGCCGTGGTCTCGGCGGCCTCGCAGCCGGACTGGGTGTGGCCCTCGCGTTGAGCGCGTGTGGCGGAAGCCCCTTGGCCACGCCGTCCACCTCGGCACCCAGCGGATCCGCTGCCAGTGGCTCGCTGGTTGTCGGTTCGGCCGACTTCCCCGAGAGCCAGGTCATTGCCGAGATCTACGTTGGCGCGCTCAACGCCGCGGGTCTGACCGCCACCTCCAAGCCGAACATCGGTTCGCGCGAAATTTACTTCAAGGCAGTCCAGGACGGCTCCATCGACCTCGTCCCGGACTACTCCGGCAACCTCCTGTCCTACGTGGACACCGAAGCCAAGGAAGTTTCCGCGGAGGACGTCTACAAAGCGCTCCCGGGCAAGCTTCCGGATGGCCTCGCGGTTTTGGAACCGGCAAAGGCCGAGTCCAAGGACGCCATGGTGGTCACCAAAGCGACTGCGGAGAAGTACCAACTGAAATCCATCGAGGACCTGGCCAAGGTCTGCAAGGACTTCACCATGGCAGCTCCGGCCACGTTTGAGACGCGTGCCTACGGCTTCCCGGGCCTGAAGGCCAACTACAACTGCGAGCTCAAAGGCCTCCAGCCCTTCAGCGACGGCGGCGGCAACCTGACGCTCCAGGCTCTGCTGGAGGACAAGGTGCAGGTAGCGGACATTTACACCACTACGCCGTCCATCGCAGATAACGACCTCGTGGTCCTGGAAGACCCGAAGAACAACTTCAAGGCCCAGCAGGTACTTCCGCTGGTCAAGGAGGCCAAGATGACGGACAAGGCCAAGGAAGCGCTCAACAACGTCTCCAAGATCCTGACCACGGATGACCTCATCAACCTGAACCGTGCGGTCAGCGGCGACCAGAAGCAGGCACCCAAGGACGCAGCAGCCGCCTGGCTGAAGGACAAGGGCATCGTCAAGTAA
- a CDS encoding ABC transporter permease, which translates to MNIFAETIAWLTSPKNWTGSGGIPTRLMEHLQYSGLVLLIAAAIAVPIGLYIGHTGRGRVVAVAVAGALRALPTLGLLVLFALLAGSGLMPPVWALVILTVPPLLAGTYAGISSVDSTVVDAARAMGMTELQILFRVEVPNGLQVMFGGIRTAVLQVIATVSVVAYLPLGGLGRYLFDGLVLQDFPRMLGGSLLIAGLAIAVDLILAGVQRLVISPGLTLDSSGRQKASDDPTATAPAGAAVQGGTP; encoded by the coding sequence ATGAACATCTTCGCCGAGACCATAGCCTGGCTGACGAGCCCCAAGAACTGGACCGGAAGCGGTGGCATCCCCACCCGATTGATGGAACACCTGCAATACAGCGGACTCGTTCTCCTGATCGCCGCGGCCATCGCCGTACCCATTGGTCTTTACATCGGGCACACCGGCCGTGGCAGGGTGGTTGCGGTCGCCGTCGCCGGTGCGCTGCGTGCACTCCCGACCCTCGGTTTGCTGGTGCTGTTCGCCTTGCTCGCAGGCAGCGGCTTGATGCCGCCCGTCTGGGCTCTGGTCATTCTCACGGTGCCGCCATTGCTGGCCGGTACGTACGCCGGGATCTCCAGCGTCGATTCCACCGTGGTAGATGCTGCCCGAGCCATGGGCATGACCGAACTTCAGATCCTCTTCCGGGTGGAAGTGCCCAACGGACTGCAGGTGATGTTTGGTGGCATCCGCACCGCGGTCCTGCAAGTCATCGCCACCGTCTCGGTGGTGGCCTACCTGCCTCTGGGCGGACTGGGGCGCTACCTGTTTGACGGCCTCGTCCTGCAGGATTTTCCCCGGATGCTGGGTGGTTCCCTGCTCATTGCCGGGCTCGCCATCGCCGTAGACCTGATCCTGGCCGGGGTACAGCGGCTCGTCATCTCACCAGGCCTGACCCTCGACTCAAGCGGCCGCCAGAAGGCGTCCGACGATCCCACAGCCACAGCTCCCGCCGGGGCTGCCGTTCAAGGAGGTACACCATGA
- a CDS encoding ABC transporter permease gives MEWFLDNSGMVLGLAGQHMVLAIIPMILGLLISIPLAQLARRNSTLRSILTTATSLLYTIPSLALFIILPTILGTRILDPLNVVVALTIYAVALLVRAAIDAFDSVDDDLRNAAVAMGFKPLARFFQVDLPLSLPVLFAGLRVVSVSNISLVSVAALLGVGNLGVLFTDGLQRTFITVVVVGIIAILILALLMDAVLVVLERLLTPWTRAAGGKTPRQDGTALLTEPKSGPATPHAGLRPDPGASA, from the coding sequence GGGATTGGCTGGCCAGCACATGGTGCTCGCCATCATTCCCATGATCCTGGGCCTGCTGATTTCCATCCCGTTGGCCCAGCTGGCCAGGCGCAACAGCACGCTCAGGTCGATATTGACCACCGCTACCTCTTTGCTGTACACCATTCCTTCGCTGGCACTTTTCATCATTCTGCCCACCATCCTTGGCACCAGGATCCTGGATCCGCTGAACGTCGTGGTGGCGCTGACCATTTATGCGGTGGCGCTGCTGGTCCGCGCGGCCATTGATGCGTTCGATTCCGTGGACGACGACCTCCGCAATGCTGCCGTTGCCATGGGGTTCAAGCCCCTGGCGCGTTTCTTCCAGGTTGACCTGCCCTTGTCCTTGCCGGTGTTGTTCGCAGGCTTGCGCGTGGTGTCGGTCAGCAACATCTCGTTGGTCAGCGTCGCCGCACTCCTTGGGGTGGGAAACCTCGGAGTTCTGTTCACTGACGGCCTGCAGCGTACCTTCATTACCGTTGTGGTGGTTGGAATCATCGCCATTCTTATCCTGGCTTTGCTGATGGACGCTGTCCTGGTGGTTCTTGAGCGGCTCCTGACTCCGTGGACCCGTGCCGCCGGCGGAAAGACTCCACGGCAGGACGGAACTGCGCTTCTCACCGAACCCAAGTCCGGGCCGGCCACTCCACACGCTGGCCTTCGCCCGGATCCGGGGGCCTCTGCATGA
- a CDS encoding polyphosphate kinase 2 family protein, translated as MAVAVEFAKSPAEVLRVGPGFSLAGVDPDSTPGYPGAKADGKALLEAQDAQMAELQEKLFAQGRFGSPKRLLLILQAMDTAGKGGIVSHVVGAMDVQGVQVSAFKAPTDEEKSHDFLWRIEKQSPAAGMVGVFDRSHYEDVLIHRVHGWADDSELERRYAAINDFEARLADQGTTIVKVMLNISKDEQKERLVARLDDPSKHWKYSSGDLAERAFWDDYMDAYGVAFEKTSTDTAPWHVVPANKKWYARIAVQQLLLDALEGLQLDWPKAEFDVAAERALVVAS; from the coding sequence ATGGCTGTTGCAGTTGAATTTGCCAAGAGTCCCGCTGAGGTATTGAGGGTCGGGCCCGGGTTCTCGCTGGCCGGCGTGGACCCGGACTCAACCCCCGGGTATCCCGGCGCGAAAGCTGACGGCAAGGCGTTGCTTGAAGCCCAGGACGCGCAGATGGCAGAACTGCAGGAGAAGCTCTTTGCCCAAGGCCGTTTTGGCAGCCCCAAGAGGCTCCTGCTGATCCTGCAGGCGATGGATACCGCCGGCAAGGGTGGCATTGTCAGCCATGTGGTGGGTGCCATGGACGTGCAAGGCGTTCAAGTGTCGGCGTTCAAGGCGCCCACGGACGAGGAAAAGTCGCACGACTTCCTGTGGCGGATCGAGAAACAATCTCCCGCAGCCGGAATGGTGGGGGTTTTTGACCGCTCACACTACGAGGACGTCCTGATCCATCGCGTGCATGGTTGGGCGGACGATTCGGAGTTGGAACGCCGTTACGCAGCCATTAACGACTTCGAAGCCCGCCTCGCAGACCAGGGCACCACCATCGTCAAAGTCATGCTCAATATCAGCAAGGACGAGCAGAAAGAACGGCTTGTCGCCCGCTTGGACGATCCCAGCAAACACTGGAAGTACAGCAGCGGCGACCTTGCTGAACGTGCGTTCTGGGACGACTATATGGACGCCTACGGTGTTGCTTTCGAGAAAACGTCAACAGATACAGCACCTTGGCACGTGGTTCCGGCGAACAAGAAGTGGTACGCGCGCATCGCAGTGCAACAGCTGCTGCTGGATGCCCTTGAAGGACTCCAGTTGGACTGGCCCAAGGCCGAGTTCGACGTCGCTGCGGAACGCGCTTTGGTGGTGGCTTCCTAG